A window of Paremcibacter congregatus contains these coding sequences:
- a CDS encoding MFS transporter translates to MEQARIKFSLLLTYFVFAILLNSVGTVILQVINTYDVTKQGASVLEGFKDLPIAVVSFVIASFLPRIGYRRAIMIGLVIVTLACLSMPLAPAFLTTKLLFMSVGVSFALIKVSVYSTVGLITSGAKEHASFMNTIEGMFMVGVLSGYWLFGHFIDSDNVTSLGWLDVYWVLAVICVVNFLVLMVTPLDEREARTGYAPDMLREFGDMLRLVIRPLVYVFVISAFLYVLIEQSIMTWLPTFNNEILKLPTAMSVQAASIFAACLAIGRLSAGRVLRWVNWYPFVNFCLVTVIVMILLTLPLTNDIMVQGDVSWLNVPVAAYIFPIIGLFMAPIYPAINSVMLSSLPKHQHSAMTGLIVAFSALGGTTGSMITGFVFGKFDGQTAFYLSLLPLCVILIMLYFFRRQTEITRRLLET, encoded by the coding sequence ATGGAACAGGCGCGGATCAAATTTTCACTGCTGCTGACGTATTTTGTCTTTGCGATTTTACTCAATAGTGTCGGCACGGTCATTCTTCAGGTGATCAATACCTATGACGTGACCAAGCAGGGGGCGAGTGTGCTGGAGGGCTTTAAAGATTTACCCATAGCGGTGGTGTCCTTTGTCATTGCCTCCTTCCTGCCGCGGATCGGCTACCGTCGGGCAATCATGATCGGACTGGTGATCGTCACCTTGGCCTGCCTGAGCATGCCGCTGGCGCCTGCTTTCCTGACCACAAAGCTTCTCTTCATGTCCGTCGGGGTCTCTTTCGCTTTGATCAAGGTGTCGGTCTATTCCACCGTTGGTCTGATCACGAGCGGGGCCAAGGAACACGCGAGCTTTATGAATACTATAGAGGGCATGTTTATGGTCGGGGTGCTCAGTGGCTATTGGCTATTTGGTCATTTTATCGATTCAGATAATGTCACGTCCCTGGGCTGGCTTGATGTGTATTGGGTGCTGGCTGTGATCTGTGTGGTCAATTTTTTGGTGCTGATGGTGACGCCGCTGGATGAACGTGAAGCCCGAACCGGCTATGCGCCCGATATGCTGCGCGAGTTTGGCGACATGTTACGGCTGGTGATCCGGCCCCTGGTTTATGTTTTTGTCATCTCGGCTTTTCTTTATGTCCTGATCGAACAAAGCATCATGACATGGTTGCCGACCTTTAATAATGAAATTCTTAAGCTGCCGACCGCGATGAGCGTCCAGGCGGCGAGCATCTTCGCCGCCTGTCTCGCTATTGGCCGCCTCAGCGCCGGGCGGGTATTGCGCTGGGTCAACTGGTATCCCTTCGTCAATTTCTGCCTGGTCACCGTGATTGTGATGATTCTGCTGACCCTGCCTTTGACCAATGACATTATGGTGCAGGGGGATGTCAGTTGGCTGAATGTGCCGGTGGCGGCTTATATCTTTCCGATCATCGGCCTGTTTATGGCGCCAATTTACCCGGCGATCAATTCGGTGATGTTGAGCAGCCTGCCGAAACATCAGCATTCGGCGATGACCGGCCTGATCGTCGCCTTTTCCGCCCTTGGGGGGACCACGGGTTCGATGATCACGGGGTTTGTCTTTGGCAAATTTGACGGTCAGACGGCCTTTTATCTGTCGCTTCTGCCCCTCTGTGTGATTTTGATCATGTTGTATTTTTTCCGGCGGCAAACCGAGATAACCCGACGCCTTCTCGAAACGTAA
- a CDS encoding glycoside hydrolase family 65 protein yields MTRATPKSLAAPLEIWTIREDDFSRGNSMLSETLFSLANGYIGTRGTFEEGAGDPNSSCEGTYLNGVYMREKIPYGENAAGFASHNHKMAPVPNGKSVRIFIGAEEFRPEKGTLHHHSQQLDMRRGLLTRHADWTSPSGKRLHLDSRRFVSLADSHLMALEISVTPLNFDGVLDIHSGLDCSSGSVQDNDDPRVGKLSLKDSLTLVEKHTDNGHGFLRHNTIGGDREICSAFSESISGPGAPDSLTWSTPDGIGMRHICPALQNQPVILTKYIAYFHKENSSKASLPQMAGHCLTAAASNGFDVLLEQHCQVLDDFWRDADITIDGDPALQQGMRFNLFHIFLSAGRDGRSNISAKGLTGPGYDGHYFWDTEIYIIPSLLYSMPDIARKLLEYRYHILPAARTRARQMGHGTGALYPWRTIGGEECSAFFPASTAQYHINAAIAYAIDHYYEVTEDWAFIGKYGAEMIFETARLWPGLGHFSARHQGQFCLYEVTGPDEYTAMVDNNFYTNAMAQRHLAIAVKIATEMAHLDPAAFRMLCNRIDLSDDEIALWAEMAEKMYLPYDKDLQINPQDDSFLDKPEWDFANVPKENYPLLLHYHPLVIYRHQVLKQADVILAMFLLGERYSIDLKRRNLDYYEPRTTHDSTLSSCIHSIICTEVGEASAAYDFFEDTARMDLDNHHHNSEYGVHTAAMAGSWMAVVNGFAGMRLHHSRLSFAPTLPKAWTGYHFSLRFRGRRITLSVTTDQVTYALTDGPELMILHEDQNVSLTKGAPVSRLLKVPGEKP; encoded by the coding sequence TTGACGCGCGCCACCCCCAAAAGCCTTGCGGCACCTCTGGAGATCTGGACCATTCGGGAAGACGACTTCTCACGGGGTAACTCCATGCTATCAGAGACTTTATTCTCTCTCGCCAATGGCTATATCGGCACCCGCGGCACCTTCGAAGAAGGCGCTGGCGACCCGAATTCCAGTTGCGAAGGCACCTATCTCAATGGCGTCTATATGCGGGAGAAAATTCCTTACGGCGAGAATGCCGCCGGGTTCGCCAGCCACAATCACAAAATGGCGCCCGTGCCCAACGGCAAGTCGGTACGCATTTTCATTGGCGCGGAAGAATTCCGCCCGGAAAAGGGCACGTTGCATCACCATAGCCAACAGCTCGACATGCGCCGCGGCCTGCTGACCCGCCACGCCGACTGGACGTCGCCGTCTGGCAAACGTCTGCACCTGGACAGCCGCCGCTTTGTCTCTCTCGCCGATTCCCATCTGATGGCGCTGGAGATCAGTGTAACACCGCTCAATTTTGACGGTGTCCTTGATATCCACTCCGGACTCGATTGTTCGTCCGGTAGCGTACAGGACAACGATGACCCGCGCGTCGGCAAACTGTCGCTGAAAGATAGCCTGACGCTGGTGGAGAAGCATACTGACAACGGGCATGGTTTTCTGCGACATAATACCATTGGGGGTGACCGTGAAATCTGCAGCGCCTTCAGCGAAAGCATTTCAGGTCCTGGTGCACCTGATAGCCTGACTTGGTCCACTCCCGACGGAATCGGCATGCGTCATATCTGCCCGGCGCTGCAAAACCAGCCCGTGATCCTGACCAAATATATCGCCTATTTCCATAAAGAGAACTCTTCGAAAGCCTCCCTCCCCCAAATGGCCGGTCACTGCCTGACCGCAGCGGCCAGCAACGGGTTTGACGTACTTTTGGAGCAGCATTGCCAGGTTCTCGATGATTTCTGGCGCGACGCCGATATCACCATCGACGGCGATCCGGCCCTGCAGCAGGGCATGCGGTTTAATCTGTTCCACATATTCCTGTCCGCCGGTCGCGATGGGCGCAGCAACATCAGCGCCAAGGGGCTGACCGGTCCCGGCTATGACGGGCACTACTTCTGGGATACCGAGATTTACATTATCCCGAGCCTGCTCTACAGCATGCCGGATATCGCCCGCAAACTGCTGGAATATCGCTATCACATTCTGCCCGCCGCCCGCACCCGCGCCCGCCAGATGGGCCACGGGACCGGCGCGCTTTATCCCTGGCGCACCATTGGCGGTGAAGAATGTTCGGCCTTTTTCCCGGCCAGCACCGCGCAGTATCATATCAACGCCGCCATCGCCTATGCCATTGATCACTATTATGAGGTGACGGAGGACTGGGCCTTTATCGGCAAATATGGTGCGGAAATGATTTTCGAGACCGCCCGCCTGTGGCCAGGCCTCGGACATTTCTCCGCCCGCCATCAGGGCCAATTCTGTCTCTATGAAGTCACCGGGCCGGACGAATATACCGCCATGGTCGATAATAATTTCTATACCAACGCCATGGCCCAGCGCCATCTTGCGATCGCGGTGAAGATCGCCACGGAAATGGCCCATCTCGACCCGGCGGCTTTCCGGATGCTTTGTAACCGGATAGATCTCAGCGATGACGAGATCGCGCTGTGGGCGGAAATGGCCGAGAAAATGTATCTTCCTTACGATAAGGATCTCCAGATCAATCCGCAGGATGACAGTTTTCTGGACAAACCGGAGTGGGATTTCGCCAATGTTCCGAAAGAAAATTACCCGCTGCTGCTGCATTATCACCCGTTGGTGATCTATCGCCATCAGGTATTGAAACAGGCCGACGTGATCCTGGCGATGTTCCTGCTCGGCGAGCGTTATTCCATCGATCTGAAACGGCGTAATCTGGACTATTACGAGCCCCGGACCACCCACGATTCCACTCTGTCTTCCTGCATTCACAGCATTATATGCACCGAAGTCGGGGAGGCCTCCGCCGCCTATGACTTCTTTGAGGACACGGCACGCATGGATCTGGATAACCATCATCACAACAGCGAATATGGCGTGCATACAGCGGCTATGGCCGGCTCCTGGATGGCGGTGGTCAATGGTTTTGCCGGCATGCGCCTCCATCACAGCCGCCTGAGCTTCGCCCCGACCCTGCCCAAGGCCTGGACTGGATATCACTTCTCCCTGCGGTTTAGAGGCCGCCGGATCACCTTGAGCGTTACGACGGATCAGGTGACCTATGCGCTGACCGACGGCCCGGAGCTGATGATCCTGCACGAAGATCAGAATGTCTCGCTCACCAAAGGCGCGCCCGTATCGCGCCTCCTCAAAGTTCCCGGAGAGAAGCCATGA
- the pgmB gene encoding beta-phosphoglucomutase, which produces MSHIQAVIFDLDGVICDTAHFHFIAWKRLADHLGIAFSETDNEQMKGVDRLNSLEMILKLGGQQRSAAEKQALCDRKNADYQTLIAEMSPADVFPGVQDILATLKVRDISVGVASASKNAPAILQRLGLDRAFAYVADSSLIKNNKPDPEIFLTVAAALEVAPAHCVGIEDAAAGVTAIKAAGMRAIGIGDAEVLHQADMIFPTTDKIDLIRMLS; this is translated from the coding sequence ATGAGCCACATCCAAGCCGTCATCTTCGATCTGGACGGGGTGATCTGCGACACGGCGCATTTTCACTTTATCGCTTGGAAGCGGCTCGCCGATCACTTGGGCATCGCTTTTAGCGAGACAGACAACGAGCAAATGAAGGGCGTCGATCGCTTGAATTCACTGGAAATGATCCTGAAGCTCGGCGGACAACAGCGCAGCGCCGCCGAGAAACAGGCCCTCTGCGACCGCAAGAATGCCGATTATCAGACCTTGATCGCCGAGATGTCCCCGGCGGATGTCTTTCCCGGCGTGCAGGATATTCTGGCGACACTGAAAGTCCGTGATATTTCTGTCGGTGTCGCCTCGGCCAGCAAGAACGCCCCGGCGATTCTGCAGCGCCTCGGCCTTGACCGGGCCTTCGCCTATGTGGCGGATTCAAGTCTGATCAAAAATAACAAGCCCGACCCGGAGATTTTTCTCACCGTTGCCGCAGCCCTCGAGGTTGCTCCCGCCCATTGCGTCGGGATCGAAGACGCGGCCGCCGGAGTCACCGCCATCAAGGCCGCCGGCATGCGGGCTATCGGCATTGGCGACGCAGAAGTCCTGCATCAGGCGGATATGATTTTTCCGACCACCGATAAAATAGACCTGATCCGGATGTTAAGCTGA